From the Primulina tabacum isolate GXHZ01 chromosome 3, ASM2559414v2, whole genome shotgun sequence genome, one window contains:
- the LOC142540324 gene encoding protein SGT1 homolog → MASSDLEAKAREAFIDDHFELAIDLYSQAISLNPNSADLFAGRAQANIKLRNFTEAVADANKAIGLDPANAKAYYRKGMACIELEEYETAKAAFETGASLAPGSSRFTDMIKECEERIAEEANELPTELVDKAPEDVMTPNNGPPAVARPSEGIEVSSTKPRYRHEFYQKPEEVVVTIFAKGIPADRVVIDFGEQILSVTIEVLGEDAYHFQPRLFGKIVPAKCRYVVLSTKIEIRLAKAETINWSSLEYSKDSVVVQKATASSSDNLKPTYPSSKPKRVDWDKLEAQVKKEEKEEKLDGDAALNKFFRDIYKGADEDTRRAMSKSFVESNGTVLSTNWKEVGSKKVEGSAPDGMELKKWEY, encoded by the exons ATGGCGTCGTCGGATCTGGAAGCGAAGGCGAGGGAGGCGTTCATCGATGACCACTTCGAACTTGCCATTGACCTTTACTCACAGGCCATCTCCCTAAACCCTAACAGCGCCGACCTCTTCGCCGGCCGTGCTCAGGCCAATATTAAGCTTCGAAACTTCACCG AGGCTGTTGCCGATGCTAATAAAGCAATTGGACTAGACCCGGCGAATGCCAAAGCATATTATCGAAAAGG CATGGCATGTATCGAACTTGAAGAGTACGAGACTGCTAAAGCAGCTTTTGAGACTGGTGCTTCTTTAGCACCTGGATCTTCCAGGTTCACAGACATGATAAAAGAGTGTGAAGAACGTATAGCAG AGGAGGCTAACGAACTGCCAACAGAATTAGTTGATAAAGCTCCAGAAGATGTGATGACCCCAAATAATGGGCCTCCAGCCGTTGCCAGACCCAGTGAAGGAATAGAAGTTTCTTCAACCAAACCAAGATACAG gcatgaattttatcaaaaacCAGAGGAAGTAGTGGTAACAATATTTGCGAAGGGTATCCCAGCAGACAGGGTTGTGATTGATTTTGGCGAACAAATA CTCAGTGTTACCATTGAGGTGCTCGGTGAAGATGCCTATCATTTTCAACCCCGATTATTTGGAAAG ATCGTCCCTGCAAAATGTAGATATGTTGTCTTATCTACAAAAATTGAAATCAGACTTGCCAAAGCTGAAACTATAAATTGGTCATCCCTTGAATACAGCAAGGACTCCGTAGTTGTTCAGAAAGCGACTGCATCATCATCAG ATAATCTGAAACCTACTTATCCTTCCTCCAAGCCAAAAAGAGTGGATTGGGATAAATTGGAGGCTCAAGTAAAAAAAGAG GAGAAGGAGGAAAAGCTCGATGGCGATGCAGCTCTGAATAAATTTTTCCGAGACATTTACAAAGGTGCAGATGAGGACACTAGAAGAGCCATGAGCAAATCTTTT gttGAATCGAATGGGACAGTGTTATCGACTAATTGGAAAGAAGTGGGGTCAAAAAAGGTGGAAGGAAGTGCACCAGACGGCATGGAGTTGAAGAAATGGGAGTACTGA
- the LOC142538975 gene encoding putative membrane-associated kinase regulator 2: MEASTGFKMERNSGFDVDARSGGDSFTNYCGNVNDDARNSCTDGEEDEESFFDLVLKSPDSSTTIKGGNEASMRDLLFIESPRDVFLSKNSVLDANLKAMSPISPLRPPPKLKVFRLDFKQIVQMRKAEPNAQLNASPVNEFCKSSKIEQRNQVSAKCKEEEMHVSLVFARDNSLRSKMLEEKHSRERETTSSVVSPEKLSRDSVRKYLKLIKPLYAKVSKRQNEKQVKSKTSLTPLPSPVNVSKLGDGRSIVGSFKVVARHSGQSRYASAAQPPIRRRDDSLLEQHDGIQGAILHCKESYNSSSAEYTRLIRFGDYCSHDNMGRNSCEELKRCSI; this comes from the exons ATGGAAGCTTCCACTGGTTTTAAAATGGAGCGAAATTCCGGCTTCGACGTTGACGCCAGATCCGGCGGTGACTCGTTCACGAATTACTGCGGAAACGTCAACGATGACGCGAGAAATTCGTGCACTGACGGTGAAGAAGACGAAGAGTCATTCTTCGACTTGGTTTTGAAATCGCCTGATTCCTCGACGACCATTAAGGGAGGCAATGAAGCTTCGATGAGAGATCTGCTGTTTATTGAATCTCCTAGAGATGTTTTCTTGAGTAAAAATAGCGTGTTAGATGCTAATTTGAAGGCGATGTCTCCTATTTCTCCCCTGCGGCCGCCTCCGAAGTTAAAAGTCTTCAGGTTGGATTTCAAACAGATAGTGCAAATGCGGAAAGCTGAGCCTAACGCCCAGTTGAATGCGAGTCCGGTGAATGAGTTCTGCAAATCCTCGAAAATTGAACAGAGGAATCAGGTCTCTGCGAAATGTAAAGAGGAGGAAATGCATGTTTCTTTAGTTTTCGCCAGAGACAACAGCTTGAGAAGTAAAATGCTGGAAGAGAAGCATAGTCGCGAGCGAGAGACCACCTCCTCCGTCGTTTCTCCCGAGAAACTTTCGAGGGATTCCGTCCGGAAGTATCTGAAGCTGATTAAACCTCTGTACGCAAAGGTTTCAAAGAGACAGAACGAGAAGCAGGTGAAGTCTAAGACATCCTTGACGCCGTTACCTTCTCCGGTGAACGTATCAAAGTTGGGTGATGGGAGGAGCATAGTCGGGAGTTTTAAAGTTGTGGCAAGACATTCGGGACAGAGCCGATACGCGTCGGCGGCACAGCCACCGATCCGCCGGAGAGACGACTCGTTACTCGAACAGCATGATGGAATTCAAGGCGCCATTCTCCACTGCAAAGAATCGTACAATTCTTCATCCGCTG AATATACGCGATTAATTCGATTCGGCGACTACTGTTCACACGACAACATGGGAAGAAATTCATGTGAAGAACTGAAGAGATGCAGCATTTGA
- the LOC142540325 gene encoding reticulon-like protein B3, whose product MAEEHEKHEPTLIDKITEKFHSHDSSSSSDSDNDRDEKPASKIYRLFGREKPVHKVLGGGKPADIFLWRDKKISGGLLGVATAIWVFFELLEYHLLSLLCHILILALAVLFLWSNASTFINKSPPKIPEVIIPEDIILGVASAFRVEFNRAFAIIRDIARGRDLKKFLAVIVGLWVLSVLGSCCSFLTLFYIGFILVHTVPVIYEKYDAQIDAFAERAEAEFKKQYAVFDAKVLSKIPKGIKDKLP is encoded by the exons ATGGCCGAAGAGCACGAGAAACACGAGCCAACCTTGATCGATAAGATCACGGAGAAATTTCACAGTCACGATTCATCTTCATCGTCGGATTCGGACAACGATAGGGACGAAAAACCGGCCTCCAAGATCTATCGTCTCTTCGGCCGCGAAAAGCCAGTGCACAAGGTCCTTGGCGGTGGAAAGC CTGCTGATATTTTCCTATGGAGGGACAAGAAAATTTCTGGCGGGTTGCTTGGTGTTGCCACCGCAATTTGGGTGTTTTTTGAACTGCTTGAATATCATTTGCTCTCACTACTGTGCCACATCCTGATTCTTGCCCTGGCAGTCCTTTTCTTGTGGTCAAATGCATCCACGTTCATCAACAA ATCTCCACCTAAGATACCAGAAGTCATTATTCCAGAGGATATCATCTTGGGTGTGGCTTCTGCCTTTAGGGTCGAATTCAACAGAGCTTTTGCTATCATTCGAGATATTGCGCGCGGGAGAGATCTTAAGAAATTCCTTGCT GTGATTGTTGGCCTATGGGTATTATCTGTTCTGGGAAGTTGTTGCAGCTTCCTCACTTTGTTTTACATAG GCTTCATTTTGGTGCACACAGTACCTGtaatctatgaaaaatatgatgcTCAGATTGATGCTTTTGCCGAGAGAGCTGAGGCAGAGTTCAAGAAACAATATGCTGTGTTCGATGCAAAGGTATTGAGTAAAATTCCTAAAGGTATTAAAGACAAGCTTCCATAG
- the LOC142540326 gene encoding F-box protein At5g52880: MIMIKTPIQRYQNLRLKESLCRPYRYSLACKELSLFLRSAYSICPKNLQSQIFQDTLFAFSLLPEIQVQSAISAANSLLQSAEFALPKQKRGLAVKEYKHAVVACKRKSKSLKEEEVLTVLPRDVLFHVFGFLDLQSLVSAAAVCRLWNAVASDNHLWKSLHATFFGKLDSSFKINGNNTDGTIKSKKDVHSANHAETKADIDWRNAFERSYREICWRRFKSHRGYCSSCGSIVWLNSNQCSNTLGTIDNSTHQINPLSTRQLVEYILGGSFSSESSSDSDSDSDTDDNSFCKLWAYELSYSPE, translated from the exons ATGATTATGATTAAAACTCCAATTCAAAGATACCAAAATCTTCGCTTGAAGGAATCCCTCTGTCGACCCTATCGTTACTCATTAGCATGCAAAGAGTTGAGCTTGTTCCTCAGAAGCGCCTACTCCATATGCCCCAAAAATCTGCAGTCCCAAATTTTCCAAGACACCCTTTTCGCGTTTAGCCTCCTTCCTGA GATTCAAGTGCAGTCTGCTATTTCAGCAGCTAATTCTCTTTTGCAAAGCGCGGAGTTTGCTCTGCCGAAACAGAAGCGGGGTCTGGCAGTTAAGGAATACAAGCATGCAGTGGTTGCTTGTAAGAGAAAGTCCAAGTCCCTTAAAGAAGAAGAAG TTCTGACTGTGCTTCCTCGGGATGTTCTTTTCCACGTCTTTGGCTTCTTAGATTTGCAGTCTCTGGTTTCTGCGGCTGCAGTCTGCAG GTTGTGGAATGCGGTAGCTAGTGACAACCATTtgtggaagagtttacatgctaCTTTCTTTGGTAAACTTGACAGTTCATTTAAGATCAATGGCAATAATACTGATGGAACAATAAAAAGTAAGAAAGATGTGCATTCAGCCAATCACGCTGAAACTAAGGCTGATATTGATTGGAGAAATGCTTTCGAAAGATCCTATAGAG AGATTTGTTGGAGAAGATTTAAATCTCACAGGGGATACTGTTCGAGTTGCGGTTCAATTGTTTGGTTAAATAGCAACCAGTGCTCCAATACCTTGGGTACCATAGACAACAGCACCCACCAAATCAACCCTCTATCCACACGACAG CTTGTGGAGTATATCTTAGGTGGCTCTTTTTCATCAGAATCTTCCTCCGACAGTGACAGCGACAGTGATACAGACGACAATTCCTTCTGCAAGCTATGGGCATATGAACTATCCTATAGCCCAGAATAG
- the LOC142538976 gene encoding plastidial pyruvate kinase 2-like has translation MVVSLLSQAMVARGDLGAELPIEEVPLLQEEIIRICRSMGKAVIVATNMLESMIVHPIPIRAEVSDIVIAVKEGADAVMLSGETAHGKFPLKAVKVMHNVSLRTEATIVGAQTPSNLGQTFQASAFFCLAIPKPMFFA, from the exons ATGGTCGTTTCTCTTCTTTCTCAGGCCATGGTTGCCAGAGGAGATCTTGGTGCAGAATTGCCAATCGAAGAGGTCCCTTTGTTGCAG GAAGAAATTATCAGGATATGTCGTAGTATGGGAAAAGCAGTCATAGTGGCCACGAATATGCTCGAGAGTATGATAGTTCATCCCATACCTATCCGAGCAGAGGTCTCAGATATTGTGATTGCCGTTAAAGAAGGTGCCGATGCGGTTATGCTTTCTGGAGAAACTGCTCATGGGAA GTTTCCTCTGAAAGCAGTCAAGGTAATGCACAATGTCTCCTTGCGGACTGAAGCTACTATAGTGGGTGCACAAACACCTTCAAATCTAGGTCAAACCTTCCAGGCAAGTGCATTCTTTTGTTTAGCAATTCCCAAGCCAATGTTCTttgcatga